CGGGTCTTCGCGTAGCGGGCGCCGTCGTTGTCGTCGACATTCAGGATCAGGGTAGGGTTCGTCATCGTCTATCCATCAATTTGCGGTAGGCTGCGCGGCAACACCAGCCGGAAGGTGGAGCCGGCGCCGACCTGGCTTTCCACCTCGACCCGGCCGCCGAGCAGCTCGGCCAGCTTGCGGCACAGCGGCAGGCCGAGTCCGGTCCCCTTGCTGCGACGCTGCAGCGGGTGCTCGATCTGGCTGAACTCCTCGAAGATCAATTGCAGGTTTTCCGCGCTGATGCCGATCCCGGTGTCGGCCACCGTGAAGGTGATGGTATCGTGCTCGCGGTCCTGGAGGGCGCTCACCTTCACCGAACCCTGCTCGGTGAATTTGAGCGCGTTCGAGATGAAGTTGCGCAGCACCTGGGAAATCTTGCCCTCGTCCGATTCGAAAGCCTCGTCGACCTCCGGCGGCTCGAACACCAGCTCGACCTTGCTTTCGTCGACCAGCGGCCGCAGCATGCCCTTGAGCGCGCGGAACAGGTTCTCCGGCACCACCGGCGCCACCTGCAGATCGACCTTGCCGGCCTCGATCTTGGCCAGGTCGAGCAGGTCGTTGACCAGTTCCGACAGGTCGTTGGCGGCCCGCTCGATGAACTTGACCTGGCGCTCCTGTTCCTGCGTGAGGTCGCCGTCCAGGCGGTCCAGCAGCAAGCGCGCCAGGGCGCGGATCGAGGACAGCGGGGTGCGCAGCTCATGGCTGGTGTTCGACAGGAAGCGCGACTTCATCTCGTCGGCGAGGCGCAGGCGCTCGGCCTTGTCCTCGATCTCGGCGTACAGCGCGACGATGCCGCGGTTGGTGTCCTCCAGCTCGCGGGTCAGGTCCAGCAGGTCTTCCTGGCGCTCGCGCAGCTCGGCCAGGGTGGCCACCAGTTCCTGGTTCTGCTGGTGCACTTCCAGGTAGCTGTTCGCCACCGGGCTGTCCTTGGCCAGCTGGGCGCCCAGCTCGGCCAGGCGGGCCGGGCCCACGTAGGCCTGGGGCGGCAGGCTCTTGCGCATCGTGACCGCCGGCGCGCCGCGCGCGTCCGTCCCGATCGTGCACTCGTCCATCAGGCGGTGCGCCGTGACCACCGCGTCGTCCGGCAGCGGTGCGGCGGCGGCCGTGCTGCCGGTGGTGATGGTCATCTCCAGCCACTGGCGCCCGCCCTGGTCGAGCACCTGGAACAGGGCCCGCCCGCCGAAGCCGAGCTGGCAGGCGCCGCGCGCCACCTCCGACACCGCGGTGGCGACGCGCACCTGGTCCTGCTGCGAGAAACCGAGCAGCCCCGAGACCTGGCGCGCGCGCTGGCGCACCAGCACCACGTCCTGCTCGCCGGACAGGCCTACATTCAAGATCCGCTGGCTGCTCATGCATGCCCTCCCCGGCGCCGCCCGACCAGCACCATGGCGTCGTCGCGGCGGCGGATGAAATCGCGCATCAGGATGCCCGCCACCAGCACCGGCACGCGCGCGTACAGGCCGGGGTAATCCTCCAGGCTCCACTGGGTATGCACGCCGTCCGAATGCAGGATCACGATCGCGCCCGGCGGGCAGTCGGCGGTGAATTCCTGCACCTTGCGCATGTTCGCGCCGACGATGCCGTTATGCGAGACCAGCGCGCGCCGCGTGGCGCCGTCGTGGACCACGCCGTTGACGTTGCCGATCCCGGCGAAGCGCAGCGCGCCGCCGTCGTACTCGATGCGCGCCACCGACAGGGCCGCGCCGCGCGTGATTCGCAGCGCCTCGTGCGCCGCCTGCAGCACCTCGGCCGGCGCCGCGGATGGGCGGCGCTCGAGCGCGTGGATGGCCGCGTGCGCCGCCTTGGCCGCCTCCGGGCCGTGGCCCAGGCCGTCGACGCCCAGCAGCGTGGCGCCATGCCGCCCGCAGCTCGCGGCCCAGCCGTCGCCGCAGGCATCCTCGCCGCCCATCGGCACGCACAGCGCCCCGATCTCGATGCCGCAGGGTTCCGGCGGCGGGCTGCCGCGCCACAGGCGCATGAAGAAGGCCGCGCCCCTGTCGCGCATCGACCAGACGTCGAACTCGTCGGACTGGCGGCGCAGCGCGCCCAGGCCGGTGCCGGCAGTGCCGGCGGTCGAGACGCCGTCCTGGATGCTGGTCGCGAGGTCGGCGATGCCGGGGCCGTCGTCGATCGCCAGCACGTCGATGCCGGCCATGTCCGCGCCGGACTGCGCGCGCATGACGTACAGGGTGCCCTCGCCGGCATGCTTGAGGATATTGGTGCCGGCCTCGGTGATGACGATCGCGAGACGCCCCGCCTGGACGTCGTCGAAGCCCAGTTCGTCGGCCAGTTTCTGGCCTGAACGTCGGGCGGCGGCGATGTCGCTGGCGTGGTTGATCGGGAAGACGAGCTGTGGCGACAGCGAACTGATCAGCGTTTCCATTTGACGACAGACACTGCCGTGCCCTCTCCCGGACGGGAATCGATATCGAACTCATCGACCAGGCGCTTGGAGCCGCCCAGGCCGAGACCCAGGCCGCCGCCGGTCGTGAAACCGTCGCGCAAAGCCTGGTCGAGATCGGGGATGCCCGGCCCATTGTCCACGAAGACCAGGCCGACGCCGCGCCGGAAGCCATCTTCGAGGGAATCGAGATGGACTTCGCCGCCGCCGCCGTACTTGATCGTATTGCGCGCCAGTTCGCTGGCCGCCGTCACCAGCTTGGTCTGGTCGACCAGCGACAGGGCAATCGCCACCGCGCGCTCGCGCACGTGCCTGCGCAGCCCCACCACGTCCTCGTCGGAACGCAGAGGCAGGGTCATGCGCGCGGTACGCAGCCGGCTGTTGCGCTCCAGGAGCGCGGTATCGAAAGCTACTGCGTTATTGAGAGCTGCGCTCATCAAAAGTGCGTCTTTCCTAACAGGGTCATGCCCTTTTCCACGTTAAGTGCCGTCTTCACGCCGTGCAGGGTCAGGCCCAGCTCGACCAGCGTGATCGCCACCGCCGGCTGCATGCCCACCACCACGGTCTGGGCATCGAGCACACGCGCCATCGCGGCGGTGTTGCTGATCATACGCCCGATGAAGGAGTCGACCAGGTCGAGCGCCGAGATGTCGATCAGGACGCCCTTGGCATTGTCGCTCACGATGCGCTCGGTCAGGTCGTCCTGCAGCGTCATCGCGAGGCGGTCATGCATGTCGACCTGGATCGTCACCAGCAGCAGGTCGCCCATGCGGAGAATCGGAATACGTTCCATGCGAGGCTCAGGCTTTCTTCATGATCGAGGTGCCGGTGCGCTCGAGCGCGACCACGAAGGCATCGGCCAGGCTGGCCTTGGTCGTCACGTCTTCCAGGTTCACGCCGAGGTGGACGATGGTCTGGGCGATCTGCGGGCGGATGCCGCTGATGATGCAGTCCGCGCCCATCAGGCGGGCGGCGGCGATGGTCTTCATCAGGTGCTGGGCGACCAGGGTGTCGACGGTCGGCACGCCGGTGATGTCGATGATCGCGATGGCCGCGCCGGTGTCGACGATCTTCTGCAGGATGTTTTCCATCACGACCTGGGTGCGCGCCGAATCCAGGGTGCCGATCAGCGGCAGCGCCAGGATGCCGTTCCACAGCTTGACCACCGGGGTCGAGAGCTCGAGCAGTTCCTGCTGCTGGCGCACGATGATCTGGTCGCGGGCGCGCTGGAACACCTCGATGGTGTACAGGCCCAGCTTGTCGAGCAGGGTGCTGAGTACCCAGGAGGCGTTGGCCAGCACCGCCGGCTCGTTGGCAAAGCCCGCGTTCATGCGGGTGAACAGCGGCTGCTTGAGCGAGAACACGAAGGTCGCGGTTTCGCTCGGGGTCGAACCGCCCTTGGCGCGGCTCGAGGAGATCTCGGCCAGCAGGTCGCGCACTTCGTCCCACGAGCGGTGTTCGATGTTCTGCAGCTCGCCGCCGCGGGTGGCATTGCTGAAGGCCGTCAGGAATTGCTGGCAGTGCTTGCGCAGCTGCTCTTTCGAGACCGCATTGGACCGGACCGTCAGCGCATCCAGCTGGGCCACCCATTCGGCGCCGATCTCGGCCTCGTGTTCCTGGATGATCTGGCTGATGCGGGTAGCGTAGTCCTGAGTGGTCATCTTTCTTTTTCCTTTAGGTGCTTGGACGGTAAAGAGCCTTTTATGTCACATGACAAGGCCATTCTGTTAAATGACTAACTATACCATTCCTTTCCTTGATGACACGACACGATTGCGTGCGTCGCTTTTTATTTTTGACTTACAGTCGGGTTTGCCAATTCTTTATGGAATCGACGATGAGTCTACAAAACCTGCTGGAGATCGGCAGCCTCGACAAGGCTGAACCGCGGCGCGACGACATCCAGCGCCTGCTGGCCGCCGCCGAGCGCAACCTGAACGACGCCGCCGTCACCGCCATCAGCGACGAAAACCGCTTCGATGCGGCCTACAAGTGCGTGATGCAATGTGCCATCGCGGGCCTGCTGGCGAACGGCTACCGCACCTCGACCAGCAAGCCGGGCCACCACCAGACCGCGATCCAGTCGCTGCCGACCACCATCGGCCTCGACAATACAACCATGGTCGAGCTGGACGAGCTACGGAAGCTGCGCAATTGCGACGACTACGAAGGCGACCCGGTCAGCCCCGCCGCGGTCGAAGAAGCGCAGGCGCATGCGAAAGCCCTGCTCGCCCGGGTCAGGGACTGGCTGGGGGAGCATCATCCTGGGTTGGTTTGAGGGTGGGTTGCCGGGCAACAAACCGGGCTGCTTGGGCCTAGGCCATCATCCGCTTTGTCCCTTTAAAGTGGAGAAAGCAAATGGCGGAACAGGCATCGATGTCTGCGCTGGACAGGTGGAAAAACAATCTACGTAGCGCAATCGACTCACCCAAATGGAATGACTACGATTGCGAAATCAAAACCGCGGTCGAGGAATACAATCGCCATCTCGGCAATACTCCGGGCTTCCGAGCACTCGACTGGAAGCTCATCAAGGCCATGGTCTGGGTGGAAACAGGCGCCGAGAATGCTGAGTGGAAAACCAAACCCATGCAGATAGGTGTGAATGGCGATCCGGGGCTGGCTTCGCTCCTTCGCGGGAATGAAGGTGGCGACCTGATCATTCCTCCACTGTGGCAGGGGCGATTGACGGCGGGTTCCGCGCGAACGATACCCGCCCATAATATCCGTGCAGGGATCGGTTATCTGCTCATGCGCATGGCGAACTTTGAGCACCGAAGCGTCCAAAGTGACCAGACCGTACTGAACGTCGCCGTCAAGGCCGGCGACAATCTGGACAAGATCGCCAAAACTCAAGGGACGACTACGGAAATGCTGAGGAAGTTGAATCCCACCGCGTCAGTCTTGCGTCCCGGATTGGCACTCAGGTATCAGAAGGCGTCGGTCAAGCGTGTCATAACAGGGTGGCGTCTGATTACTACCAGTTTGATTGCACAGCGATACAACGGCGGAGGTGATCCAAACTATGCGAGGAAGCTCGACTTCGCGTTTGCTTTGCTCACCAATCGAAAGGAAGCAACATGCGGATGATTTCTGTCTTAGCAGTGACTTTGCTGATCCCGTTGGCTTCGACCGCTGCGCCTGCTAGTCAGCAAAATGCTCTTGACGAGTGCGGCGCCAACTCACAAGCCGGCATGCGCGAGTGTTTAGGCAGGAAGGCTATTGATAGCCAAACTTTGTTGAAGCGTGCCGAGGGCAATGCTATTGCCGCCTTAGGCCAATGGGACGAGGATGCCAAGTACGTGACGCTCGCGAAAAAGAAGCTCGACACCTCGGGTAAGGCGTTCGAACAGTATAGGGAAGCGCAATGCGCACTTGCCTCATCGCTTGGCGGAGGCGCTGTTACCAGTGCGCTTGAATTGCGCCGCCTGGCCTGCGTGATCGCGTTGAATAATGAGCGCGCAGCTTCGCTCGCAAGTAGTGTTACCGACCTTCCACGACGCTAAGCGAGCCGAGCGGGAAATAAAAAAACCGCCAGGCTCACGCACTGGCGGTTTTTACATTCAGCCAGCCGCCGAAGCGGCCAGCTCAGAGAGCAGCTTACTGCGCCGCGCCCGCCGCCGCGTCATCCGCGGCTGCAGCCTTCATCGACAGCTTCAGGCGGCCGCGCTCGTCGGTCTCGAGGACCTTCACGCGCACTTGCTGGCCTTCCTTCAGGTAGTCGGCCACGGCGTTGACGCGCTCGTTGGCGATCTGCGAGATGTGCAGCAGGCCGTCCTTGCCCGGCATGACCTGGACGATGGCGCCGAAGTCCAGCAGCTTCAGCACGGTGCCGTCGTAGGTCTTGCCCACTTCGACCGATGCGGTCAGCTCTTCGATGCGGCGCTTGGCTTCCTGGCCGGCGGCGGCGTCGACCGAGGCGATGGTCACGATGCCTTCGTCGGTGATGTCGATCTGGGTGCCGGTCTCTTCGGTCAGCGCGCGAATGACTGCGCCGCCCTTGCCGATCACGTCACGGATCTTTTCCGGATTGATCTTGATGGTGATCAGGCGCGGTGCGAAGTCCGACAGCTCGGTCTTCACGGTCGGCATGGCCTTCTGCATCTCGGCCAGGATGTGCTGGCGGCCTTCCTTGGCCTGGGCCAGCGCCACCTGCATGATTTCCTTGGTGATGCCCTGGATCTTGATGTCCATCTGCAGCGCGGTGATGCCGTTGGCGGTGCCGGCCACCTTGAAGTCCATGTCGCCCAGGTGGTCTTCATCGCCCAGGATGTCGGTCAGGACGGCGAACTTGCCGCCTTCCTTGATCAGGCCCATGGCGATGCCGGCCACGTGCGCCTTCATCGGCACGCCGGCGTCCATCAGCGCCAGGCAGCCGCCGCAGACGGAGGCCATCGACGAGGAGCCGTTCGACTCGGTGATTTCCGAGACCAGGCGCACCGAGTAGCTGAACTCGTCCGGCGCCGGCAGCGCAGCGACCAGCGCGCGCTTGGCCAGGCGGCCGTGGCCGATTTCGCGGCGCTTCGGGGTGCCCACACGGCCGGTTTCGCCGGTGGCGAACGGAGGCATGTTGTAGTGCATCATGAAGTCGTCGGTGTACTCGCCCATCAGCGCGTCGATCTTCTGGCTGTCGCGGCCGGTGCCGAGGGTGGCGATGACCAGCGCCTGGGTTTCACCGCGGGTGAACAGGGCCGAGCCGTGGGTACGCGGCAGGACGCTGGTGCGGATCGAGATCGGACGCACGGTGCGGGTGTCGCGGCCGTCGATGCGCGGCTCGCCTTCCAGGATCTGCGAACGCACGACCTTGGCTTCCATGTCGAACAGGATGTTGCCGACTTCGGCGCTATCCGCTTCGATGCCCTGCTCCTGCAGGCCTGCCATCACTTCGCCCGACAGCGACTTCAGCTTCTGCTGGCGCGCCGACTTTTCGCGGGTCTGGTAGGCGTCACGCACCTTGGCTTCGGCCAGCTGGGCGACTTGTGCGATCAGGGTTTCGTTCTTCGGCGCCGGGCTCCACTCGACTTCCGGCTTGCCGCCTTCTTCGACCAGGGCGTGGATCGCGTCGATCACGGCCTTCATCTGCTCATGGCCGTAGACGACCGCGCCCAGCATGATTTCTTCCGACAGCTGCTGGGCTTCGGATTCGACCATCAGCACGGCGTGCTCGGTACCGGCGACGACCAGGTCCATCTGCGAGGTCTTCAGCTGGGTGGTGCTCGGGTTCAGGATGTACTGGCCATTCGAATAGCCGACACGGGCGGCGCCGATCGGGCCGCTGAACGGGATGCCGGCCACGCACAGGGCGGCCGAAGCGCCGATCATCGCAGGGATGTCCGGATCGATCTCAGGATTCACGGACAGCACGTGGATGATGACCTGGACTTCGTTCAGGTAACCTTCCGGGAACAGCGGGCGGATCGGACGGTCGATCAGGCGCGACGTCAGGGTCTCCTTCTCCGACGGACGGCCTTCGCGCTTGAAGAAGCCACCCGGGATCTTGCCGGCGGCGTAGCTCTTCTCGATGTAGTCGACGGTCAGCGGGAAGAAATCCTGGCCCGGCTTGGCGTCCTTCTTGGCCACCACGGTTGCCAGGACAACGGTGTCCTCGACCGACACGAGGACGGCGCCGCTGGCCTGGCGAGCGATTTCGCCGGTCTCCAGGGTCACGGTATGGTCGCCGTACTGGAAGGTTTTCGTAACTTTGTTAAACATGGGTAATCCCTTTCTATTTGCCGACAGAATTTCAGGCGCTGTCGTTCACCTCACCACAGTTTTTGTTTTGGGAAACCGGGGTCAGATCCCGGTGTTCAGGGTGGGCTCTGACCCCGGTTTCCCAAAACAAAAACAAAAAATGCCTGCGGCAGTCGGGCTGACGCAGGCACTTCGTGATCAAGCCGATTGGCTCAATGCGTAGATTACTTACGCAGACCGAGCTTGGCGATCAGGTCGCGGTAACGGTTCAGATCTTTGTTCTTCAGGTAAGCCAGCAGGCTCTTACGACGGTTGACCATCATGATCAGGCCGCGGCGCGAGTGGTGGTCTTTCTTGTGTTCCTTGAAGTGGCCGTTCAGCTCGTTGATGCGTGCGGTCAGCAGTGCAACCTGGACTTCCGGCGAACCGGTGTCTTTGTCGCCACGTGCGTTATCCGCGATGATGGCGGCTTTGTTGATGTGTTCTACGGACATGATGTTACCTTTCACATGCGGTGCAAGAGTCGGAACCCAGCGCACCGTGAATTGTTAAAAAACTTGGCCTCGAAAGCCAAGACCGGGAAGTATAGGGGAAAATGACGGGTGAAGCCAGTATTTCCTCGGCTTCGCTACAATAGGCGGGTTGGCATTGCCGTTCTGGCATGCTCCAAGGATTAAAACGATGAAAAGAACCCACAAGAACTTCGCAAGACCCGCCATCGCCCTGGCGCTCATCCTGACCCTGTCCGCGTGCGCGCCGCTGGTGCGCAGGACGCCCGCGGTCGGCGCCCCGCTGTCCGAGGTGACGGCCAAGCTCGGCCAGCCGAACGCCGTGTATCCGGACCCGGCCGGCGGCCAGATACTGGAATACCGCGGCCAGCCGATGGGCCAGTTCCAGCACATGGCGCGCATCGGCGCGGACGGCCGGCTGCTATCCTACGAACAGGTGCTGACCAGCGAGAATTTCGCGAAGATCGAGATCGGCGTCTGGAACAAGGACGAGGTCCTGCGCCACTTCGGCCGCCCGGCCGAGGTGATGCGTTCGCGCCTGGAAGAAGGCGAGATCTGGTCCTACCGCTACAAGGAACAGGGCCTGTGGAACTCGATGATGAACGTGGACTTCAATGCGCGCGGCACGGTGCTGCGCGTGTTCAACAGCCCGGATCCGGTGCTCGACGACCGCTACCGGGGACTGTAAGCGCGTAAGGCCTTGCATGAAGGAGATTGCGATGAAACACACGATCAGGACAATCGCGCTGGCGGCGCTCGCATTCTCCCTGTCCGCCTGCGCGCCGATGTTCCGCCAGCCGCCGCCCCCGGGCGCGCCGCTGGCCGAAGTCACGGCCAGGCTGGGCCGCCCGGACGCGGCCTACCCGGAACCGGACGGCGGCCAGGTGCTCGAATACCGCGGCCAGCCGATGGGCCAGTTCCAGTACATGGCGCGCATGAGCCCGGACGGCCGCCTGCTCTCCTACGACCAGGTCCTGACCAGCGAGAATTTCGCGAAGGTAAAGGTCGACCACTGGACCAAGGCCGACATCCTGCGCAACTTCGGCCAGCCGGCCGAGACCTCGGCCGTGGCCTTCCACAACTACGAGGTCTGGTCCTACCGCTACAAGGAAGCCGGCGTGTGGAATTCGATGATGCATGTGCACTTCGACCAGCAGGGCGTCGTGCGCCAGATGCTGAATGGTCCGGACCCGCGCTACGACGACCGCTTCCGGCGCTTTTAAGCAATCGCTAAGCATGCGGTGAGGATGTGTGAGAAAGCAGCGCCGGCAGGCCGCTATACTCTTTCCACATGAACATTGCCTATCGTGCAGCCAGCACCGACCGCCGCCTGAGCCTGCTGCTGACCGCCCTCGTGCACCTGGCCTTGATCGCCGGCTGGTACGCGGCGCGCACGCTGCCGGCGCCGGCGCCCCCGAACGATGGCCCGCGCAGCCGCGTCCTGTGGATTCCCCTGCCCCGCTCCCGGCCCGCGCTGCGCGACAGCGAGCCCGCGCCGCCGCCAAAGGAAAGCACGGCGCGGCCGATCCCGCTGCATCCGCGTCCCGCCGCCCCCCTCGCCCTGCCGCCGGCGCCGGCGATCGAATCCCGGCCCACGCCCGCGCCCGCCGCCGCGCCCGCGCCGGCCCAGACGCCGGCCCCGGCCACGGCCACGGCCACGCAGCCCGCCCCGCCCGGGCCGAGCGCGGAACAAATCCTGGAACGCGCCCGGCGCGACATCGGCGGCATCGACAAGGCGCTGCGCAAGGAAAACAAGCCGTATATCGCGGCGCCGCTGGACAGCCCGCAGATGCGCCTGCGCCAGGGCATCGAGCACGCCCGCGCGATGGCGCCGAACCGCATCTGGGAAGCGCCCAAGGTCGAGGAACTGGTGAACAACACGGGCGACGGCGCGCGGCGCTCGCGCGTCGTCGGCGGCAGGGGCACCTACTGCGTCACCGAGCGCGCAACCAACACCGATGTCGAGATGATCGAACACCACGGCAAGCTGCGCATCACGAGCTGCCCGACGCACGAAGAGCCGGCCAAGAAGCAGGAATGGCGCACCCTGCAGGACTGAGTCCCGGCAGGCTAATACCTTAACAAAACCTTTTTCTTACTCCGCGAGCAACAAGGCATACGCTGGGCCATCCCGAACGTCCGTAACCGGTCCGTGACCGGTCATTTAACTCGACCATTATTATTCACGAGTTCTATCGACCGAATCGATCGGACGATGCGGAATACTTACCAAGTGCCAACAGACGCCTTCGACCAGTGGCACGGGACCGGATATACGTGAGCAGTCGTACCTCACGGCCTGCCGACGGATTGTTTGCAAACGAGGAGGAGTCCATATACGGACATCCAGATCGCTGGCCCTTGTTCATCCCATGATCGGGTTTCTTCGCTGTCTGCGGCCACATCGACTGGCCGCCATCAGCAACAGGACGCCGGCGCTGAACATAGTGGCAGGTGCCGGTTCTGGCACCGGCAGCATGTAGACCTGGCCGCTCGTTCCATAATAATTGAAACCTGTCCACCCGCCATACGGATAGAGTTGGAAGCCGTAGTAGAAGCTCGAGTCCGGATCGTGTAGCAGGCCCAAGGGCACTGAAAACGATAGCGTATCGTCAATAAGCGTGTAGTCGCCATACCTTATCAGCGCCGCATGGACGATGGGATCGTCGGGGAGCCATTCGGAGCGGGGCTTGGGCCACCAGATGGTCAGCTGCCGCCGTGTAGCGATCTCATAACTACCGATAACGGTTTGTGTACCAAGCGGGCCGCTGCGGTACATCCCCTCGGTGGTGCTCTGGATGGGATCGCTCGATACGGTGTCGGTGAAGAATTGGAACGCATCGGCCGCGCGTCCCACATCGTCGAGCGTGAAAAAATCAGGAGGACGGTCGAAACGCACCGAGAAGTTTGCCTGTCCGTTTGCAAGGTCAATCACCGCGCGATACTGGGTGGGGTGCAAGGGTAGATCGTATGCTCGCGTACTTGGGAGCACGAACAAGAGAAGGAAACCGGCAGCTAGCCAGTGCCATAT
This window of the Massilia sp. WG5 genome carries:
- a CDS encoding sensor histidine kinase, with product MSSQRILNVGLSGEQDVVLVRQRARQVSGLLGFSQQDQVRVATAVSEVARGACQLGFGGRALFQVLDQGGRQWLEMTITTGSTAAAAPLPDDAVVTAHRLMDECTIGTDARGAPAVTMRKSLPPQAYVGPARLAELGAQLAKDSPVANSYLEVHQQNQELVATLAELRERQEDLLDLTRELEDTNRGIVALYAEIEDKAERLRLADEMKSRFLSNTSHELRTPLSSIRALARLLLDRLDGDLTQEQERQVKFIERAANDLSELVNDLLDLAKIEAGKVDLQVAPVVPENLFRALKGMLRPLVDESKVELVFEPPEVDEAFESDEGKISQVLRNFISNALKFTEQGSVKVSALQDREHDTITFTVADTGIGISAENLQLIFEEFSQIEHPLQRRSKGTGLGLPLCRKLAELLGGRVEVESQVGAGSTFRLVLPRSLPQIDG
- a CDS encoding SpoIIE family protein phosphatase, yielding METLISSLSPQLVFPINHASDIAAARRSGQKLADELGFDDVQAGRLAIVITEAGTNILKHAGEGTLYVMRAQSGADMAGIDVLAIDDGPGIADLATSIQDGVSTAGTAGTGLGALRRQSDEFDVWSMRDRGAAFFMRLWRGSPPPEPCGIEIGALCVPMGGEDACGDGWAASCGRHGATLLGVDGLGHGPEAAKAAHAAIHALERRPSAAPAEVLQAAHEALRITRGAALSVARIEYDGGALRFAGIGNVNGVVHDGATRRALVSHNGIVGANMRKVQEFTADCPPGAIVILHSDGVHTQWSLEDYPGLYARVPVLVAGILMRDFIRRRDDAMVLVGRRRGGHA
- a CDS encoding anti-sigma regulatory factor, yielding MSAALNNAVAFDTALLERNSRLRTARMTLPLRSDEDVVGLRRHVRERAVAIALSLVDQTKLVTAASELARNTIKYGGGGEVHLDSLEDGFRRGVGLVFVDNGPGIPDLDQALRDGFTTGGGLGLGLGGSKRLVDEFDIDSRPGEGTAVSVVKWKR
- a CDS encoding STAS domain-containing protein; translated protein: MERIPILRMGDLLLVTIQVDMHDRLAMTLQDDLTERIVSDNAKGVLIDISALDLVDSFIGRMISNTAAMARVLDAQTVVVGMQPAVAITLVELGLTLHGVKTALNVEKGMTLLGKTHF
- a CDS encoding STAS domain-containing protein; this translates as MTTQDYATRISQIIQEHEAEIGAEWVAQLDALTVRSNAVSKEQLRKHCQQFLTAFSNATRGGELQNIEHRSWDEVRDLLAEISSSRAKGGSTPSETATFVFSLKQPLFTRMNAGFANEPAVLANASWVLSTLLDKLGLYTIEVFQRARDQIIVRQQQELLELSTPVVKLWNGILALPLIGTLDSARTQVVMENILQKIVDTGAAIAIIDITGVPTVDTLVAQHLMKTIAAARLMGADCIISGIRPQIAQTIVHLGVNLEDVTTKASLADAFVVALERTGTSIMKKA
- a CDS encoding LysM domain-containing protein, which encodes MAEQASMSALDRWKNNLRSAIDSPKWNDYDCEIKTAVEEYNRHLGNTPGFRALDWKLIKAMVWVETGAENAEWKTKPMQIGVNGDPGLASLLRGNEGGDLIIPPLWQGRLTAGSARTIPAHNIRAGIGYLLMRMANFEHRSVQSDQTVLNVAVKAGDNLDKIAKTQGTTTEMLRKLNPTASVLRPGLALRYQKASVKRVITGWRLITTSLIAQRYNGGGDPNYARKLDFAFALLTNRKEATCG
- a CDS encoding lysozyme inhibitor LprI family protein encodes the protein MRMISVLAVTLLIPLASTAAPASQQNALDECGANSQAGMRECLGRKAIDSQTLLKRAEGNAIAALGQWDEDAKYVTLAKKKLDTSGKAFEQYREAQCALASSLGGGAVTSALELRRLACVIALNNERAASLASSVTDLPRR
- the pnp gene encoding polyribonucleotide nucleotidyltransferase, whose protein sequence is MFNKVTKTFQYGDHTVTLETGEIARQASGAVLVSVEDTVVLATVVAKKDAKPGQDFFPLTVDYIEKSYAAGKIPGGFFKREGRPSEKETLTSRLIDRPIRPLFPEGYLNEVQVIIHVLSVNPEIDPDIPAMIGASAALCVAGIPFSGPIGAARVGYSNGQYILNPSTTQLKTSQMDLVVAGTEHAVLMVESEAQQLSEEIMLGAVVYGHEQMKAVIDAIHALVEEGGKPEVEWSPAPKNETLIAQVAQLAEAKVRDAYQTREKSARQQKLKSLSGEVMAGLQEQGIEADSAEVGNILFDMEAKVVRSQILEGEPRIDGRDTRTVRPISIRTSVLPRTHGSALFTRGETQALVIATLGTGRDSQKIDALMGEYTDDFMMHYNMPPFATGETGRVGTPKRREIGHGRLAKRALVAALPAPDEFSYSVRLVSEITESNGSSSMASVCGGCLALMDAGVPMKAHVAGIAMGLIKEGGKFAVLTDILGDEDHLGDMDFKVAGTANGITALQMDIKIQGITKEIMQVALAQAKEGRQHILAEMQKAMPTVKTELSDFAPRLITIKINPEKIRDVIGKGGAVIRALTEETGTQIDITDEGIVTIASVDAAAGQEAKRRIEELTASVEVGKTYDGTVLKLLDFGAIVQVMPGKDGLLHISQIANERVNAVADYLKEGQQVRVKVLETDERGRLKLSMKAAAADDAAAGAAQ
- the rpsO gene encoding 30S ribosomal protein S15, with translation MSVEHINKAAIIADNARGDKDTGSPEVQVALLTARINELNGHFKEHKKDHHSRRGLIMMVNRRKSLLAYLKNKDLNRYRDLIAKLGLRK
- a CDS encoding membrane protein; the protein is MKHTIRTIALAALAFSLSACAPMFRQPPPPGAPLAEVTARLGRPDAAYPEPDGGQVLEYRGQPMGQFQYMARMSPDGRLLSYDQVLTSENFAKVKVDHWTKADILRNFGQPAETSAVAFHNYEVWSYRYKEAGVWNSMMHVHFDQQGVVRQMLNGPDPRYDDRFRRF